Proteins from one Rosa chinensis cultivar Old Blush chromosome 7, RchiOBHm-V2, whole genome shotgun sequence genomic window:
- the LOC112178913 gene encoding uncharacterized protein LOC112178913 — MHSLSFKVSTDYCGRCCFPGPGRVAESEVRPRQVRFGFRDFGRGVRVAACASESERNGSNGWSGSRSSSPTPGPGPRPSSFLSRSQTYALLKQQMEVAAKSEDYEEAARIRDSLKRLEKEEPVLWLRRLIKEAVAEERFEDAANFRDELKEIAPHSFLKCSSDATTLGIRVQVRSVYIEGRSQPSKGQHFFAYRIRITNNSDHPVQLLRRHWIVTDANGKSENVWGIGVIGQQPVILPQTSFEYSSACPLSTPTGRMEGDFEMKHINRLSSQSFNVAIAPFSLSILGDDDTF, encoded by the exons ATGCATTCGCTGAGCTTCAAGGTTTCCACTGACTACTGCGGTAGGTGTTGTTTTCCGGGTCCGGGAAGGGTTGCGGAGTCGGAGGTCCGGCCCAGACAGGTCCGGTTCGGGTTTAGGGATTTCGGGAGAGGCGTTAGGGTTGCGGCGTGTGCTTCCGAGTCGGAGAGGAACGGGAGTAATGGCTGGAGCGGCAGCCGGAGTTCGAGTCCGACTCCGGGCCCGGGTCCGAGACCGAGTTCGTTTCTGTCTCGGAGCCAGACGTATGCTTTGTTGAAGCAGCAAATGGAGGTTGCTGCGAAATCTGAG GATTACGAAGAGGCGGCGAGGATACGTGACTCGCTGAAGAGGTTAGAGAAGGAAGAGCCGGTTTTGTGGCTCCGGAGGTTGATAAAGGAGGCCGTGGCGGAAGAGAGGTTTGAG GATGCGGCTAATTTTCGAGATGAACTCAAGGAAATTGCGCCTCACTCTTTTCTGAAATGTTCAAGTGACGCAACGACCTTG GGCATCCGGGTTCAAGTAAGGAGTGTGTACATAGAGGGTCGAAGTCAGCCTTCAAAGGGGCAACACTTCTTTGCATATAGAATAAGAATTACCAATAACTCCGACCACCCTGTTCAACTTCTTAGAAGGCATTGGATCGTCACTGATGCCAATGGAAAATCCGAGAATGTGTG GGGAATTGGTGTTATCGGTCAGCAACCAGTGATTCTTCCTCAGACTAGTTTTGAATACTCATCTGCATGCCCCTTAAGCACTCCTACCGGTAGAATG GAAGGTGACTTTGAGATGAAACACATCAATAGGTTAAGTTCACAATCGTTTAACGTGGCTATTGCCCCATTTTCCCTCTCCATATTAGGAGACGATGATACCTTCTGA